In one window of Drosophila innubila isolate TH190305 chromosome 2L unlocalized genomic scaffold, UK_Dinn_1.0 4_B_2L, whole genome shotgun sequence DNA:
- the LOC117780133 gene encoding uncharacterized protein LOC117780133 isoform X3, giving the protein MYDRKRKKRRLDNFDTDSKIALIEAVHEKRLLWDVEDKRHFDGVFVKQAWQGVADSLNKNVNACKMAWKSIRDSYRYHCKSSEKKQAQSARAEGAQSEQPKVYWHLAPYLSFLPDLNSKRRTFNSAFEVEESTSQDKTLDPFESQATEAVQEYLSFSNLFDVDDSQLDADASISNHESTHSIQEENPKKIRKVEKSAEVAQEVIISKPSECLDPLETSLSTPVRSVVLYWESILNKMDPKVAEAAERAVTKLLWKYAKAKFNDKNDTIADATEEHDVSANEVDLATIFECETDNLRTHCLPKSRNHNLKEDTHTLIQLQKDLLQRKEQRAQEMHDQNMLREKAKLDLEVQEGKLRVKIIELEILEKRAKLDMIYNQ; this is encoded by the exons ATGTAcgacagaaaaagaaaaaaacgtCGGCTGGACAATTTCGACACTGACAGCAAGATTGCCTTAATCGAAGCGGTGCACGAAAAACGTTTACTGTGGGATGTGGAGGATAAAAGGCATTTCGATGGAGTTTTTGTAAAACAAGCATGGCAAGGCGTAGCAGACTCGCTCAACAAAAACG TGAATGCATGCAAAATGGCTTGGAAGTCAATCCGTGATAGTTATAGATATCACTGCAAAAGCTCGGAAAAGAAGCAGGCACAGAGTGCTAGGGCCGAAGGAGCGCAATCGGAGCAGCCAAAAGTGTACTGGCATTTGGCCCCATATTTGTCATTTCTTCCAGATCTCAATTCGAAAAGACG TACGTTCAATAGTGCTTTTGAAGTCGAGGAGTCGACAAGTCAAGATAAAACTTTGGATCCATTTGAGTCTCAAGCAACTGAGGCTgttcaagaatatttatcattttcaaaTCTATTTGATGTTGACGATAGTCAACTCGATGCGGATGCCAGCATTTCTAATCATGAGTCAACGCATTCTATT CAGGAGGAGAATCCCAAGAAAATTAGAAAGGTAGAAAAGTCTGCAGAAGTCGCACAGGAAGTGATAATCAGCAAACCCTCTGAGTGCCTTGATCCTTTGGAAACTTCTTTGTCTACTCCAGTTCGTTCGGTCGTACTATACTGGGAAAGCATTTTGAACAAAATGGACCCGAAAGTAGCTGAAGCCGCTGAGCGCGCTGTGACAAAATTGCTTTGGAAATATGCCAAAGCTAAATTCAATGACAAAAATGATACTATAGCGGATGCCACAGAAGAACACGATGTAAGC GCAAATGAAGTGGACTTGGCTACAATTTTCGAGTGTGAAACTGACAATTTAAGAACACATTGCTTACCAAAATCACGCAACCACAACCTGAAGGAGGACACACATACCTTGATTCAGCTCCAGAAAGATCTATTGCAACGTAAAGAACAGCGAGCACAGGAAATGCACGACCAGAATATGCTTAGAGAGAAGGCAAAACTGGATCTGGAAGTTCAGGAAGGAAAACTTCGAGTCAAGATAATAGAATTGGAAATCCTGGAGAAACGGGCTAAACTGGATATGATATATAATCAATAA
- the LOC117780133 gene encoding uncharacterized protein LOC117780133 isoform X1 has protein sequence MYDRKRKKRRLDNFDTDSKIALIEAVHEKRLLWDVEDKRHFDGVFVKQAWQGVADSLNKNVNACKMAWKSIRDSYRYHCKSSEKKQAQSARAEGAQSEQPKVYWHLAPYLSFLPDLNSKRRTFNSAFEVEESTSQDKTLDPFESQATEAVQEYLSFSNLFDVDDSQLDADASISNHESTHSIQEENPKKIRKVEKSAEVAQEVIISKPSECLDPLETSLSTPVRSVVLYWESILNKMDPKVAEAAERAVTKLLWKYAKAKFNDKNDTIADATEEHDATNFKANEVDLATIFECETDNLRTHCLPKSRNHNLKEDTHTLIQLQKDLLQRKEQRAQEMHDQNMLREKAKLDLEVQEGKLRVKIIELEILEKRAKLDMIYNQ, from the exons ATGTAcgacagaaaaagaaaaaaacgtCGGCTGGACAATTTCGACACTGACAGCAAGATTGCCTTAATCGAAGCGGTGCACGAAAAACGTTTACTGTGGGATGTGGAGGATAAAAGGCATTTCGATGGAGTTTTTGTAAAACAAGCATGGCAAGGCGTAGCAGACTCGCTCAACAAAAACG TGAATGCATGCAAAATGGCTTGGAAGTCAATCCGTGATAGTTATAGATATCACTGCAAAAGCTCGGAAAAGAAGCAGGCACAGAGTGCTAGGGCCGAAGGAGCGCAATCGGAGCAGCCAAAAGTGTACTGGCATTTGGCCCCATATTTGTCATTTCTTCCAGATCTCAATTCGAAAAGACG TACGTTCAATAGTGCTTTTGAAGTCGAGGAGTCGACAAGTCAAGATAAAACTTTGGATCCATTTGAGTCTCAAGCAACTGAGGCTgttcaagaatatttatcattttcaaaTCTATTTGATGTTGACGATAGTCAACTCGATGCGGATGCCAGCATTTCTAATCATGAGTCAACGCATTCTATT CAGGAGGAGAATCCCAAGAAAATTAGAAAGGTAGAAAAGTCTGCAGAAGTCGCACAGGAAGTGATAATCAGCAAACCCTCTGAGTGCCTTGATCCTTTGGAAACTTCTTTGTCTACTCCAGTTCGTTCGGTCGTACTATACTGGGAAAGCATTTTGAACAAAATGGACCCGAAAGTAGCTGAAGCCGCTGAGCGCGCTGTGACAAAATTGCTTTGGAAATATGCCAAAGCTAAATTCAATGACAAAAATGATACTATAGCGGATGCCACAGAAGAACACGAT GCTACTAATTTTAAGGCAAATGAAGTGGACTTGGCTACAATTTTCGAGTGTGAAACTGACAATTTAAGAACACATTGCTTACCAAAATCACGCAACCACAACCTGAAGGAGGACACACATACCTTGATTCAGCTCCAGAAAGATCTATTGCAACGTAAAGAACAGCGAGCACAGGAAATGCACGACCAGAATATGCTTAGAGAGAAGGCAAAACTGGATCTGGAAGTTCAGGAAGGAAAACTTCGAGTCAAGATAATAGAATTGGAAATCCTGGAGAAACGGGCTAAACTGGATATGATATATAATCAATAA
- the LOC117780133 gene encoding uncharacterized protein LOC117780133 isoform X4 — protein MYDRKRKKRRLDNFDTDSKIALIEAVHEKRLLWDVEDKRHFDGVFVKQAWQGVADSLNKNVNACKMAWKSIRDSYRYHCKSSEKKQAQSARAEGAQSEQPKVYWHLAPYLSFLPDLNSKRRTFNSAFEVEESTSQDKTLDPFESQATEAVQEYLSFSNLFDVDDSQLDADASISNHESTHSIQEENPKKIRKVEKSAEVAQEVIISKPSECLDPLETSLSTPVRSVVLYWESILNKMDPKVAEAAERAVTKLLWKYAKAKFNDKNDTIADATEEHDANEVDLATIFECETDNLRTHCLPKSRNHNLKEDTHTLIQLQKDLLQRKEQRAQEMHDQNMLREKAKLDLEVQEGKLRVKIIELEILEKRAKLDMIYNQ, from the exons ATGTAcgacagaaaaagaaaaaaacgtCGGCTGGACAATTTCGACACTGACAGCAAGATTGCCTTAATCGAAGCGGTGCACGAAAAACGTTTACTGTGGGATGTGGAGGATAAAAGGCATTTCGATGGAGTTTTTGTAAAACAAGCATGGCAAGGCGTAGCAGACTCGCTCAACAAAAACG TGAATGCATGCAAAATGGCTTGGAAGTCAATCCGTGATAGTTATAGATATCACTGCAAAAGCTCGGAAAAGAAGCAGGCACAGAGTGCTAGGGCCGAAGGAGCGCAATCGGAGCAGCCAAAAGTGTACTGGCATTTGGCCCCATATTTGTCATTTCTTCCAGATCTCAATTCGAAAAGACG TACGTTCAATAGTGCTTTTGAAGTCGAGGAGTCGACAAGTCAAGATAAAACTTTGGATCCATTTGAGTCTCAAGCAACTGAGGCTgttcaagaatatttatcattttcaaaTCTATTTGATGTTGACGATAGTCAACTCGATGCGGATGCCAGCATTTCTAATCATGAGTCAACGCATTCTATT CAGGAGGAGAATCCCAAGAAAATTAGAAAGGTAGAAAAGTCTGCAGAAGTCGCACAGGAAGTGATAATCAGCAAACCCTCTGAGTGCCTTGATCCTTTGGAAACTTCTTTGTCTACTCCAGTTCGTTCGGTCGTACTATACTGGGAAAGCATTTTGAACAAAATGGACCCGAAAGTAGCTGAAGCCGCTGAGCGCGCTGTGACAAAATTGCTTTGGAAATATGCCAAAGCTAAATTCAATGACAAAAATGATACTATAGCGGATGCCACAGAAGAACACGAT GCAAATGAAGTGGACTTGGCTACAATTTTCGAGTGTGAAACTGACAATTTAAGAACACATTGCTTACCAAAATCACGCAACCACAACCTGAAGGAGGACACACATACCTTGATTCAGCTCCAGAAAGATCTATTGCAACGTAAAGAACAGCGAGCACAGGAAATGCACGACCAGAATATGCTTAGAGAGAAGGCAAAACTGGATCTGGAAGTTCAGGAAGGAAAACTTCGAGTCAAGATAATAGAATTGGAAATCCTGGAGAAACGGGCTAAACTGGATATGATATATAATCAATAA
- the LOC117780133 gene encoding uncharacterized protein LOC117780133 isoform X2, producing the protein MYDRKRKKRRLDNFDTDSKIALIEAVHEKRLLWDVEDKRHFDGVFVKQAWQGVADSLNKNVNACKMAWKSIRDSYRYHCKSSEKKQAQSARAEGAQSEQPKVYWHLAPYLSFLPDLNSKRRTFNSAFEVEESTSQDKTLDPFESQATEAVQEYLSFSNLFDVDDSQLDADASISNHESTHSIEENPKKIRKVEKSAEVAQEVIISKPSECLDPLETSLSTPVRSVVLYWESILNKMDPKVAEAAERAVTKLLWKYAKAKFNDKNDTIADATEEHDATNFKANEVDLATIFECETDNLRTHCLPKSRNHNLKEDTHTLIQLQKDLLQRKEQRAQEMHDQNMLREKAKLDLEVQEGKLRVKIIELEILEKRAKLDMIYNQ; encoded by the exons ATGTAcgacagaaaaagaaaaaaacgtCGGCTGGACAATTTCGACACTGACAGCAAGATTGCCTTAATCGAAGCGGTGCACGAAAAACGTTTACTGTGGGATGTGGAGGATAAAAGGCATTTCGATGGAGTTTTTGTAAAACAAGCATGGCAAGGCGTAGCAGACTCGCTCAACAAAAACG TGAATGCATGCAAAATGGCTTGGAAGTCAATCCGTGATAGTTATAGATATCACTGCAAAAGCTCGGAAAAGAAGCAGGCACAGAGTGCTAGGGCCGAAGGAGCGCAATCGGAGCAGCCAAAAGTGTACTGGCATTTGGCCCCATATTTGTCATTTCTTCCAGATCTCAATTCGAAAAGACG TACGTTCAATAGTGCTTTTGAAGTCGAGGAGTCGACAAGTCAAGATAAAACTTTGGATCCATTTGAGTCTCAAGCAACTGAGGCTgttcaagaatatttatcattttcaaaTCTATTTGATGTTGACGATAGTCAACTCGATGCGGATGCCAGCATTTCTAATCATGAGTCAACGCATTCTATT GAGGAGAATCCCAAGAAAATTAGAAAGGTAGAAAAGTCTGCAGAAGTCGCACAGGAAGTGATAATCAGCAAACCCTCTGAGTGCCTTGATCCTTTGGAAACTTCTTTGTCTACTCCAGTTCGTTCGGTCGTACTATACTGGGAAAGCATTTTGAACAAAATGGACCCGAAAGTAGCTGAAGCCGCTGAGCGCGCTGTGACAAAATTGCTTTGGAAATATGCCAAAGCTAAATTCAATGACAAAAATGATACTATAGCGGATGCCACAGAAGAACACGAT GCTACTAATTTTAAGGCAAATGAAGTGGACTTGGCTACAATTTTCGAGTGTGAAACTGACAATTTAAGAACACATTGCTTACCAAAATCACGCAACCACAACCTGAAGGAGGACACACATACCTTGATTCAGCTCCAGAAAGATCTATTGCAACGTAAAGAACAGCGAGCACAGGAAATGCACGACCAGAATATGCTTAGAGAGAAGGCAAAACTGGATCTGGAAGTTCAGGAAGGAAAACTTCGAGTCAAGATAATAGAATTGGAAATCCTGGAGAAACGGGCTAAACTGGATATGATATATAATCAATAA